CTCTCAATTTTTTAATGCAAAAACTAAGTCAAAGgaatattaaatatttgtttCATGAAGATTACACATGCCCGCTGTGTTGATACAGCTAAGTACCAACTACCAATAAAACAAGTTAAGGACACAATACAGATTTCCATGATTTTGATTGATCTAACTACAAAAAGAAAGCGGTTAAACATATCTGGACACAATGGAGGTATCGTGGACTTGTATAAATGTAAAAACACTGCACTTGCATTCTCACTTCTATTTGCATGTTCTCATCTTACTTTCCATTGTATTTATTTAGCTCTGGATTTTGTTTCAAATCATTTAATGGGCACATATAATATTCAGCTACACATAGTATTATAAAGGAACTGCATAACTTCTACAAAAATGCTGCTTCCTGTGAGGAAAAAATACTAAGATAATATTAACCTTGAAAAACTTGGACAAAGTTATCTGCTTTAGTTCAGAGTTGCGACATACCTTTGCAGGAGATTGATTGAAATATAACCCTTTCATCTGCTCTTTCTCAAACATGAATCCTGTAGGAGGCTTGTCTTTTCCATTCCCATGAATCAAAAACTTTGACCCTTGCATAAATTGTTCTGCAGAACCAAGCTGCAATACAGATTTCCTTCTTGAGAACGCGAAAATCAGAGAgtacaaagaaattaaactgCCAAGGGGAAGAAAATGGCTTgcttgaaaaaggaaatatagTTTTCTTTTAAGTTACTATAAGAACCTTCATTAATTATAAGAACATAGAGATAATTTTTCTACAAGAAAGGTGCGGAGGTTAGCATTCCCAATTTATATATTGCAAGACAGTCCAGTATGCTACAATGTGAGACAAACTGTCTATCATGACTGCATATTCATACGTATGATTCTGTATGATATGGGTCTGATTGACAGTCTGACAGCATAAGATGTTAAACTGCCTGCCTACCAGGTGAACATTACCATATATGTATTACGTGAGACAAACTGTGAGACAGTCCAGCATGCTACAACATGAGACAAACTGTCTATCATGACATTCATACGTATGATTCTGTAGGATATGGGTCTGATTGACAGTCTGACAGCACTGCCTACAAAGTGAACATTACCATATATGTATTTGCGCGCACAGACACCCACCCACAGATGCATGCACACACCCATAATGGATTCACTAGAAGATTGGAGgttcatttaaattttttacaCAAATAGTTTTGCACGGATGAAAGTAATATTTTTCAATGACATTGTATTCAATGCCTATGGTGTGACGAAATAGTTGCAATAGCTTGGAATTTTTTGAAAAGGAAGAAGCATTTTCTGTTGTTTAGAAGTACTCAGTGGCATTATGCTGCATGGTCATATCTTTCAGACAAGACCAACAAATTCTTAACAGATGTTAGCCTTAACCAGTTTATAATAAATTACCTCTTCAGCGAACACATCAAACGGTCTCTGGCCATCAGACACCATAGTAGCACAGATGAAAATTGCTTTTGAAATTTTCAGCGAAAAGTGCTCTAGTGCATAAGAAACACAGGCACCTCCATTACTGTGACCAACCAAGATAACCTGCACGAGAATTACATGTATAAATTTGACAGTATGTTACATGCTTAGTGTAATGGAATGAATAACATCTCAGCTTTTAACCTTTTCATCCTCTTCAAGATTTTCTAGATATTCAATCAATGGTTTTGAATATTCTGCCAGCGTAGCAACAGAGTTAGTATCTGTAAGATCAATACCAGAACCCTTGAGATCAAAGGTAACCGGAAGCAATCCTGCTTCCTCTAGTAGAGCAATTGTTTTGTACCAACACCATGCTCCAAACCCTTCTCCATGTAccagaataaatttttttgttttaatattctCCAAAGATTCTGGTAcctgtaaaataaaatgaaatcaatAATCATGGAAATCATTCAAGGGAGGACAAACATGAAATGGTGGAGGACCATATCTTAGTAACTGATTACTATGCTCAAAGTTGCTTGTCTATATGAATCTATTGGCTACTAAAAAAAGCAGACtagcaaacaaaacaaacgaGCAGCAGCAAGGTGAAAGTTTTATGGATATTGGGAGTTGTACAAAAAGATGTCATTAATTAACATTTCCTAGAAGAGAAAAACTGTACTTTAATGGATTACATGACCCGGTGTTGATTTTGAAAGCCACAGACCAATACTCTTACAGTTATGACATATTTCCAGCTCGGTTAAGGTCAAGGTTATAAAGAATTTCAAATACAAACAACACAGGGTTAAATAAGTACACATTTCTACATACATCATACAGAAAAAGACATAAAATTTATGAATAGATGCCTTCACAATCTTGCTTAATGACGACCCCTTGATAAACAGCTAAATCTTTCAAGAATGATGGctttaatatgaaatttatcTATGTTATATACATATTGGATATATAATATGAACtgctttctgtttttatagaaaaatctgGGTATCCTGAAAAGGAACATAACGCTGTTTAACAGTGCGGAGGTTGCAATGGTAATTGGCAAAAAAGGACTCAAATGGTCCAACAAGCTACATAATATAAAGATCTCAATACTATTTCGACTTCATTCCGGGCTTTAGCACATTTTTCACACTCACTGCCATTAATAATGGTTAAATCCCATAAAAGCACTGATCTCAACTGCCTGATAAGATATCTAGAAAGCTCCCATCTCAACCACTCAAACTGGAGTGAGCTGATCAAGGGTTATAAAGTTGGATGACTCTTAAGAAAAAGTGTCTCCAAACACACTTTTTGTTCTAGATACAGAAAAGGTAAACTAGAGATCATAAGACTGAGTTAGAATAATATAATTGCCAGATCTTCAGCACAATCATCTAAGAGCGCATCCTTTTGAGATGCACTTTTCAAGCCATCAAAATAAAGAAGTAGAATAGTTCATTACCTTTTCACTTCTTTAATATTCATTCATAGCTTTTCTTTAAATTGGCAATTTAGTGACTGTTGATTTCACATTTAATTAAGCACTTTTTAGCTTTAACCCAAAGCTACTTAATCATTAAAACCCCCTTTTCATCACAGATCAAATcatgacaaagaaaaaagtaatatGGATTTGAAATCAACTTTGAATCAAAACAAAGCACACCTGCTTCCCATTAGCGAATGGATCAGCGAGTCTCCTAGAGCTTGTGGACCCAATTCTTCTAGACATGGATCCGTCAAACCTCTGAGACAATTGGTGCTGATGAAGAGCCATAGACAGAGCTTGCCTGTGCAAGAACTCTTCCTCAGCCAGCAGTTTCCTC
The window above is part of the Prunus dulcis chromosome 1, ALMONDv2, whole genome shotgun sequence genome. Proteins encoded here:
- the LOC117614855 gene encoding putative methylesterase 12, chloroplastic — translated: MGNRFICMSKKDTKDIGSRSKRVNRSQRKLLAEEEFLHRQALSMALHQHQLSQRFDGSMSRRIGSTSSRRLADPFANGKQVPESLENIKTKKFILVHGEGFGAWCWYKTIALLEEAGLLPVTFDLKGSGIDLTDTNSVATLAEYSKPLIEYLENLEEDEKVILVGHSNGGACVSYALEHFSLKISKAIFICATMVSDGQRPFDVFAEELGSAEQFMQGSKFLIHGNGKDKPPTGFMFEKEQMKGLYFNQSPAKDVALAMVSMRPIPLGPIMEKLSLSPKNYGTSRRFFIQTLDDRALSPDVQEKLVRENPPEGVFKIKGSDHCPFFSKPQSLHKMLVEIAQIP